From Amphiprion ocellaris isolate individual 3 ecotype Okinawa chromosome 2, ASM2253959v1, whole genome shotgun sequence, a single genomic window includes:
- the LOC111567221 gene encoding platelet glycoprotein V-like: MESYFRGSLWMIFILVSLPRLTCNMFCPSGCFCDPTGSVMCVGDTITDIPEHLPVHTYQLLLKHTKMNVINEQSLANKDLVLRFSLTYSHLHTIHPRAFHVARQLKSVQLSSNDLLTLPTRVFSPLVALEQLFLDGNQLEILAPDMFEGLVSLQALDLSRNKLTSPASDLFDGLTSLDFLNLGRNSIKKLPPTIFHSLTKLRQLIIYYNELEELEVGIFDKLVNLMELRIEHNQISSLPSQVFWSLRNLKTLTLSNNQLLVIPDRTFYFMPKLRKLTLYNNPLLSLPDELMGYMPELTEFYLFGTNLTTAPGNVFANMSGLQMLNFHLNDHLKELPQALFCCLPNLTKLSLKSNNLSRLHPELFSKLPTLNTLVLNDNKLENLPENIFQNLGGVVSIDLKNNQLQTLPGDTFSSNTALKNLSLSGNPWNCDWIIRDIARWMKHNEQIVLDSEDVKCHSPVYQLLRTVGSLCDDEFNFCNGTTVHFAATTDTTVTI, encoded by the exons ATGGAGTCTTACTTTAGAG GCTCCTTGTGGATGATCTTCATCCTCGTCTCACTGCCTCGTCTCACCTGCAACATGTTTTGTCCCAGCGGCTGCTTCTGTGACCCCACCGGTTCCGTCATGTGTGTTGGCGACACCATCACCGATATACCTGAGCACCTGCCGGTCCACACTTACCAGCTGCTGCTCAAACACACTAAGATGAACGTCATAAACGAGCAGAGTTTGGCCAACAAGGACCTCGTGCTGCGTTTCAGTCTGACCTACAGTCACCTTCATACCATCCATCCCAGAGCTTTCCACGTAGCTCGTCAGCTAAAGTCCGTCCAACTGTCGTCCAATGACCTCTTGACTCTTCCTACCCGAGTCTTCAGTCCATTGGTTGCTCTGGAGCAGCTGTTTTTGGATGGAAACCAGTTAGAGATCCTCGCTCCAGATATGTTTGAAGGACTGGTCAGCCTGCAGGCTCTGGATCTGAGCCGCAACAAACTCACCAGTCCTGCTTCGGATCTTTTTGATGGACTCACCAGCCTCGACTTTCTGAACCTTGGCAGGAATTCCATCAAGAAGCTGCCACCCACCATCTTTCACTCCTTGACTAAACTTCGCCAGCTCATAATCTACTACAacgagctggaggagctggaagtCGGGATATTTGATAAACTCGTCAACCTCATGGAGCTAAGGATCGAACACAACCAGATTTCCAGCCTCCCGTCTCAAGTGTTCTGGTCGCTGAGGAACCTGAAGACCCTAACATTGTCCAACAACCAACTTCTGGTGATTCCAGACAGAACCTTCTACTTCATGCCCAAACTGAGAAAACTCACCCTTTACAACAACCCGCTATTATCTCTACCAGACGAGTTGATGGGCTACATGCCTGAATTAacagagttttatttatttggcaccaacctcaccacagcTCCTGGAAACGTGTTCGCCAACATGTCTGGGCTGCAGATGCTCAACTTCCACCTAAATGACcacctgaaggagctgccgcaGGCTCTCTTCTGCTGCCTTCCCAACCTCACGAAGCTCTCGTTGAAATCCAACAACCTCAGCCGTCTGCATCCAGAGCTGTTCTCCAAACTCCCCACTCTGAACACTCTGGTCCTCAATGACAACAAGCTGGAGAACCTTCCAGAAAACATCTTCCAGAACCTTGGAGGGGTTGTGAGCATTGATCTGAAGAATAACCAACTCCAAACTCTTCCAGGGGATACTTTCTCATCAAATACAGCtttgaagaatctttctctGAGTGGGAACCCCTGGAACTGTGACTGGATTATTCGAGATATTGCAAGATGGATGAAACACAATGAGCAGATTGTTCTTGACAGTGAAGACGTGAAGTGTCACAGTCCAGTCTACCAGCTGCTGCGTACTGTTGGTTCACTGTGTGACGATGAATTCAACTTTTGCAATGGTACAACTGTCCATTTTGCTGCAACTACTGACACAACTGTGACCATCTGA
- the uts2d gene encoding urotensin 2 domain containing codes for MDRLSAVSYCLGLLGLLLLQGVINVEGRSIFIPGNHVFNSREEPDSQSKILALLLHKSLVPVEKDDPLGIELANKIAELEELRALREDLELERKITANMAEGKSITRKRGEPCFWKYCV; via the exons ATGGACAGGCTTTCAGCTGTGAGCTACTGTTTAGGACTCCTGggtttgttgctgctgcagggAGTCATCAACGTGGAAGGGAGGAGCATATTTATCCCTG GAAACCATGTTTTTAATTCCAGAGAGGAACCAGACTCCCAAAGCAAGATTCTAGCACTATTACTGCACAAAAGCTTAGTTCCTGTTGAAAAGGACGACCCTCTGG gtaTTGAACTGGCCAATAAAATAGCCGAGCTGGAGGAG CTGCGAGCTTTGAGGGAGGATctggagctggagaggaagatCACGGCTAATATGGCAGAAGGAAAATCCATAACTAGGAAGCGAGGCGAGC CTTGTTTCTGGAAGTACTGCGTCTGA